The following proteins come from a genomic window of Montipora foliosa isolate CH-2021 chromosome 2, ASM3666993v2, whole genome shotgun sequence:
- the LOC137990909 gene encoding uncharacterized protein — translation MDLKGNMYFHWNFLFCKDDIIKRLVNGTYNLVRSTSQWGLSKDLPAMNCKDLKLKVPSATSGVYWIDPDAGSLGNAFQAYCDQQTDGGGWTLVWSYTFTAYSSFTSGANAVTPRPTWKASGANTRVSTAVPLSETHYDAMNFALWRVIGNETLIKSNINNWIVCKEGSGSIVMQKAGSVNCKLVKQVSQQCAGVVPKLLTLHSYGPYLSSSSIYYYFDGFTGSNWPVHDPCGRSQANQLKGVANPHGNIFVR, via the exons ATGGACCTCAAAGGAAATATGTACTTCCACTGGAATTTCTTGTTCTGTAAGGATGACATCATAAAACGACTGGTTAACGGAACGTACAATTTGGTACGCTCAACGTCCCAGTGGG GTTTGTCTAAGGATCTTCCAGCGATGAATTGCAAGGATCTTAAGCTTAAAGTGCCTTCTGCCACTTCAGGCGTTTATTGGATTGACCCAGATGCTGGCTCTCTTGGTAACGCTTTCCAAGCCTACTGCGATCAGCAGACGGACGGAGGGGGCTGGACTCTAGTTTGGAGTTACACCTTTACAGCTTACTCAAGTTTTACAAGCGGAGCGAATGCTGTAACTCCACGTCCCACCTGGAAGGCCAGCGGTGCTAACACTCGAGTGTCTACAGCAGTTCCATTGAGCGAGACCCATTACGATGCCATGAACTTTGCTTTATGGCGCGTTATTGGTAACGAAACCTTGATCAAAAGCAACATCAACAACTGGATCGTTTGCAAGGAAGGCAGTGGAAGCATTGTGATGCAGAAGGCGGGATCAGTCAACTGTAAACTGGTTAAACAGGTCTCACAGCAATGCGCAGGAGTGGTTCCAAAATTATTGACACTTCATAGCTACGGGCCTTATCTCTCCAGCAGCAGCATTTACTATTACTTTGATGGTTTTACAGGCAGTAATTGGCCCGTCCATGATCCTTGTGGTAGAAGTCAAGCAAATCAGTTAAAAGGTGTGGCTAATCCACATGGCAATATTTTCGTTCGTTAA
- the LOC137993421 gene encoding high-affinity choline transporter 1-like, with product MAIPAVLIGAIGASADWRRTDFFKPSGNATNQTVTFEKSLVLPMVLQYLTPTAVSFVGLGAVSAAVMSSADSSILSAASMFSRNIYKLIFRQKASEKEVVWVMRIAIFGVGAAATAMALLVDSIYTLWALCSDLVYVILFPQLCCVVYLKGTNTYGSFLGYVVGIVLRFGGGEKAISLPLFIKYPFYDEEADEQLFPFRTLAMIASFVTIVVVSYSLRFLFHKGVLSSRLDFLHCFREYDLVGPEKRLQRNENHPMTKVGRKRSSKL from the exons ATGGCCATCCCAGCAGTCCTTATTGGGGCTATTGGAGCTTCGGCAG ACTGGAGAAGGACAGACTTCTTCAAGCCATCTGGAAACGCTACCAACCAGACCGTGACATTTGAAAAGTCATTAGTTCTTCCCATGGTGCTGCAGTACCTAACACCAACAGCAGTGTCATTTGTGGGCCTCGGCGCTGTATCTGCAGCCGTCATGTCATCCGCTGACTCCAGTATTTTGTCTGCAGCCTCAATGTTTTCACGAAATATTTACAAACTAATTTTCAGACAGAAG GCGTCTGAAAAGGAAGTGGTATGGGTCATGCGCATTGCTATATTTGGAGTTGGCGCAGCTGCCACCGCCATGGCCCTATTAGTGGATTCAATTTACACCCTCTGGGCGCTTTGCAGTGATTTGGTGTATGTCATCCTGTTCCCGCAACTCTGCTGTGTCGTTTACCTTAAAGGCACCAATACTTATGGATCCTTTTTGGGTTATGTGGTGGGAATTGTGCTTCGCTTCGGAGGAGGAGAGAAAGCAATCAGTCTTCCATTGTTTATTAAATATCCATTTTACGACGAGGAGGCCGACGAACAACTCTTTCCGTTCCGTACGCTGGCCATGATCGCGTCGTTCGTTACTATTGTCGTTGTCTCTTACTCGCTGAGATTTTTGTTTCACAAGGGAGTTTTATCATCAAGACTCGATTTCTTGCATTGCTTTAGGGAATACGATTTGGTGGGACCAGAGAAACGATTACAGAGAAATGAAAACCATCCTATGACGAAAGTGGGAAGAAAAAGGAGCTCTAAACTCTAA
- the LOC137993422 gene encoding mRNA export factor GLE1-like, whose product MANSGKKLTMKWTEEKDVMMMKEIAAQGVFQYKFGSRERGNVWNVVAQNLKCHTDLFDGLTERGARDRYTLISRRFKAKISEELKSSGIGGEPQTEYEILLEELVHLSDEAEKRAEIDAKSIKDKANLEKQKALDIRKKAMEKMGETRKRSAEDVEEEEEEFQIKEQKKRRRGSETMLWLEKKAERDAKFRELQLEEQRKDREMQREERKEQLDLQQKQLQIQLENQQQQQQQQTMLMQQMISMMQQQQQQMQLVFSKLHDNKKDSF is encoded by the exons ATGGCAAATTCAGGAAAAAA gCTCACAATGAAGTGGACTGAGGAGAAAGACGTGATGATGATGAAGGAGATTGCGGCTCAAGGAGTATTTCAATACAAATTTGGCAGTCGAGAGAGAGGAAACGTGTGGAATGTCGTGGCGCAAAACTTAAAATGTCACACTGATTTGTTTGATGGCTTGACTGAAAGGGGAGCAAGGGATAGATATACTTTAATTTCAAGGCGTTTCAAAGCAAAGATTTCGGAGGAATTGAAAAGCAGCGGCATTGGTGGGGAGCCACAGACCGAGTATGAAATTTTACTCGAAGAACTTGTCCATTTAAGCGATGAGGCGGAGAAAAGAGCAGAAATAGATGCAAAAAGTATCAAGGATAAGGCTAACCTAGAGAAGCAGAAGGCGCTGGACATCAGAAAAAAGGCAATGGAAAAAATGGGGGAAACAAGAAAAAGATCTGCTGAAGATGTggaggaggaagaagaggagttccaaataaaagaacagaaaaagaGGAGGAGAGGATCGGAGACCATGTTGTGGCTTGAAAAGAAGGCAGAGAGAGATGCTAAGTTCAGAGAATTACAGCTtgaagaacaaagaaaagataGAGAGATGCagcgagaagaaagaaaagagcaGCTGGACCTCCAACAGAAGCAGTTGCAGATACAGCTTGAAAAtcaacagcagcagcaacaacagcaaactATGCTGATGCAGCAAATGATAAGCATGatgcaacaacagcaacaacaaatgCAGCTCGTGTTTTCAAAGCTGCACGACAATAAAAAAGATTCATTTTGA